A genomic window from Streptomyces sp. NBC_01429 includes:
- a CDS encoding LutC/YkgG family protein, translating to MSGVTGTGTSTGTGTGTGPDGDGSGGGAGADPGSGGGSGSRERILARIRTAVADAPDAPEPVRDYLDTHTPESRTVDLLAENLADYRALVHRTDTAGLPALIGRLLAERGARTLLVPPLLPPDWLAGTPDGLTRIADDPAITAGELDTVDSVVTGCALAIAETGTLVLDAAPDQGRRRVTLIPDHHICVVRVPDQVVGSVPRAMPRLDPTRALTWISGPSATSDIELDRVEGVHGPRTLEVILLTE from the coding sequence ATGAGCGGGGTCACGGGTACCGGTACGAGTACGGGTACGGGGACGGGGACAGGCCCGGACGGCGACGGCAGCGGCGGGGGAGCGGGTGCCGATCCGGGCTCGGGCGGGGGCTCGGGCTCGCGGGAACGGATCCTCGCCCGGATCCGTACCGCTGTCGCCGACGCCCCGGACGCTCCGGAGCCCGTACGCGACTACCTCGACACGCACACGCCCGAGAGCCGCACCGTCGACCTGCTCGCCGAGAACCTCGCGGACTACCGCGCCCTCGTCCACCGCACCGACACCGCGGGACTGCCCGCGCTCATCGGACGACTGCTGGCCGAACGGGGCGCCCGTACGCTCCTGGTCCCGCCGCTGCTGCCGCCCGACTGGCTCGCCGGCACACCGGACGGCCTCACCCGGATCGCGGACGACCCGGCGATCACCGCCGGGGAGCTCGACACGGTCGACAGCGTCGTCACCGGCTGCGCCCTGGCCATCGCCGAGACCGGCACCCTGGTCCTCGACGCGGCCCCTGACCAGGGACGACGCCGTGTCACGCTCATCCCCGACCACCACATCTGCGTGGTACGCGTCCCGGACCAGGTCGTCGGCTCCGTACCGAGGGCCATGCCCCGGCTCGACCCGACCCGCGCGCTGACCTGGATCTCCGGCCCGTCCGCCACCAGCGACATCGAACTCGACCGGGTGGAGGGCGTGCACGGCCCGCGCACGCTGGAGGTCATCCTGCTCACGGAGTGA
- a CDS encoding LutB/LldF family L-lactate oxidation iron-sulfur protein, giving the protein MSGTYLGMPAFPVAAKEAVGNETLRANLRHATHTIRDKRAKAVAELDDWDRLREAGKQIKDHTLRHLDRYLIQLEESVTAAGGVVHWAADADEANRIVTDLVKATGESEVVKVKSMATQEIGLNEALEAEGISAYETDLAELIVQLGEDRPSHILVPAIHRNRGEIRDIFRDRMGAWGRAAPEGLSDTPGELAEAARLHLREKFLRAKVGVSGANFMVAETGTLVVFESEGNGRMCLTLPETLISVVGIEKVVPSWRDLEVFLQTLPRSSTAERMNPYTSMWTGTHDTDGPSTFHLVLLDNGRTGTLADEVGRQALRCIRCSACLNVCPVYERAGGHAYGSVYPGPIGAILSPQLRGTESEIDASLPYASSLCGACYEVCPVAIDIPEVLVHLRERVADQGGKGHRLEKAAMKAAGWVFDHPRVMAAGERAASRTRGLHPSKVPGAGAWTNARDLPKLPPEPFRDWWKKNRGNDRKDSGT; this is encoded by the coding sequence ATGAGCGGTACGTATCTGGGGATGCCCGCGTTCCCGGTGGCGGCGAAGGAGGCCGTGGGCAACGAGACGCTGCGAGCCAATCTGCGGCACGCCACCCACACCATCCGCGACAAGCGGGCGAAGGCCGTGGCGGAGCTGGACGACTGGGACCGGCTGCGCGAGGCCGGAAAACAGATCAAGGACCACACCCTGCGCCATCTGGACCGCTATCTGATCCAGCTGGAGGAGTCGGTGACGGCGGCGGGCGGCGTGGTCCACTGGGCGGCCGACGCCGACGAGGCCAACCGCATCGTGACGGACCTGGTGAAGGCCACCGGCGAGAGCGAGGTCGTCAAGGTCAAGTCCATGGCCACCCAGGAGATCGGCCTCAACGAGGCGCTGGAGGCCGAGGGCATCTCCGCGTACGAGACCGACCTCGCCGAACTCATCGTGCAGCTCGGCGAGGACCGGCCCTCGCACATCCTGGTCCCCGCGATCCACCGCAACCGGGGCGAGATCCGCGACATCTTCCGCGACCGGATGGGAGCCTGGGGCCGGGCGGCCCCCGAAGGTCTCTCCGACACCCCCGGCGAACTCGCCGAGGCCGCGCGGCTGCATCTGCGCGAGAAGTTCCTGCGCGCCAAGGTCGGTGTGTCCGGGGCCAACTTCATGGTCGCCGAGACCGGCACCCTCGTGGTCTTCGAGTCGGAGGGCAACGGACGCATGTGCCTGACGCTGCCCGAGACACTGATCTCGGTGGTGGGCATCGAGAAGGTGGTGCCGAGCTGGCGGGATCTGGAGGTCTTCCTCCAGACGCTGCCGCGCTCCTCCACGGCCGAGCGCATGAACCCGTACACCAGCATGTGGACCGGGACCCATGACACCGACGGCCCGAGCACCTTCCACCTGGTCCTGCTCGACAACGGACGCACCGGCACACTGGCCGACGAGGTCGGCCGCCAGGCGCTGCGCTGCATCCGCTGCTCGGCCTGCCTGAACGTCTGCCCGGTGTACGAGCGGGCCGGCGGCCACGCTTACGGCTCGGTCTACCCGGGCCCCATCGGGGCCATCCTCAGCCCCCAACTCCGCGGCACCGAGAGCGAGATCGACGCCTCGCTGCCGTACGCCTCCTCGCTGTGCGGAGCGTGCTACGAGGTGTGCCCCGTCGCCATCGACATCCCCGAGGTCCTGGTCCATCTGCGCGAGCGCGTCGCGGACCAGGGCGGCAAGGGCCACCGGCTGGAGAAGGCGGCGATGAAGGCGGCGGGCTGGGTCTTCGACCATCCGCGCGTCATGGCCGCGGGGGAGCGGGCCGCGTCGCGCACCCGCGGGCTGCACCCCTCGAAAGTGCCGGGCGCCGGTGCCTGGACCAACGCGCGCGACCTGCCGAAACTGCCGCCGGAGCCGTTCCGCGACTGGTGGAAGAAGAACCGCGGGAACGACCGTAAGGACAGTGGGACATGA
- a CDS encoding (Fe-S)-binding protein yields MRAALFLTCVNDAVYPSTGIATVRLLERLGVEVDFPEGQTCCGQPQYNTGYRRETEPLVRRMARVFAGYDYVVTPSGSCAAMVRKHYPGIGDEAAASLAARTYELTEFLVDVVGVTDVGAYFPHTVTYHPSCHGLRMLGLGDRPRKLLESVRGLELRELPGADECCGFGGTFAVKNSDVSAAMGQDKVHNAVATGAEVLCGADNSCLMHIDGILSREGAAPRAVHLAEILASTEEEPWS; encoded by the coding sequence ATGCGCGCCGCCCTGTTCCTCACCTGCGTCAATGACGCCGTGTATCCGTCCACCGGCATCGCGACCGTACGGCTCCTCGAACGCCTCGGCGTCGAAGTCGACTTCCCGGAGGGGCAGACCTGCTGCGGACAGCCCCAGTACAACACCGGATACCGGCGGGAGACGGAGCCGCTGGTCCGGCGGATGGCCCGGGTGTTCGCCGGATACGACTACGTGGTCACCCCCTCCGGATCCTGCGCCGCCATGGTCCGCAAGCACTATCCCGGCATCGGCGACGAGGCCGCGGCCTCCCTCGCGGCGCGCACCTACGAGCTGACCGAGTTCCTGGTCGACGTGGTGGGCGTGACCGATGTCGGCGCGTACTTCCCGCACACCGTCACCTACCACCCGTCCTGTCACGGACTGCGGATGCTCGGGCTCGGGGACCGGCCCAGAAAGCTGCTGGAGTCGGTCCGCGGGCTGGAGCTGCGCGAGCTGCCCGGCGCGGACGAGTGCTGTGGCTTCGGCGGCACCTTCGCCGTCAAGAACTCCGATGTTTCGGCAGCCATGGGCCAGGACAAGGTCCACAACGCGGTCGCCACCGGCGCGGAGGTGCTGTGCGGCGCCGACAACTCCTGCCTCATGCACATCGACGGCATCCTGAGCCGTGAGGGCGCCGCCCCGCGCGCCGTGCATCTCGCGGAGATCCTGGCGTCGACCGAAGAGGAGCCCTGGTCATGA
- a CDS encoding family 78 glycoside hydrolase catalytic domain, whose protein sequence is MGWTRRGLLHTSVVGAGAGVLGAAAASPAGASGAAGGPAGKGGGGALRVVTATVEYTERLLGTDVARPLLSWELEATGAPSGGRGQGRGGRPSARQSAYRIRAAADPRDLAAGRGLLWDSGRVDSDRSVAVPYGGPALAPRTRCHWQVRVWDADGHASPWSTAGWWESALGGERWEAEWIGADPAAAPPGFAGASWIWTPDATTSNAPVGPCRLRGALELPPGADITRATVLATADDDFTLWLDGHEVLHAPERTDGWRTGRIADVTEAVRSAGTRVVLAALATNRGNVSVNPAGLLVRLLVETAAGASVQLVTGADWRATDADPEGWRRPDFDDSGWPGAAVLAPYGQGPWGSGVSIAAPEAAAPLLRRAFTVSKPVSRARLYISGLAYYVAELNGERVGSQVLDPAFTDYDETVMYAVHDVTSLLRRGANAIGVTLGRGFYGMTTPNVWNWHQPPWHGEPRLLCRLEAEHPDGSRTTVVSDTDWRITEGPTLTNSLYAGETYDARLAPAGWTKPGFDDSAWRRPRPQSAPGGTLRAQPHDPIEIVETLTPTAITELGDGVYVVDMGRTTAGWTRLSVRAPAGTVVSLVHGERLADDGSVQAETGHVPGRFQRDEYICAGGGRTEVWEPAFSYKGFRYVQVSGVPSRPRPSDVLGRVVHTKVAEVSGFECSEPFYEQLDRAMRRTLLNNLHGIPTDTPMYEKNGWTGDAQLGAPVMEYAFGVHRFLAKWLGDLADSQNADGQLPVIVPSGGWGYGDLGPSPEWTTVYPFLVREMYRIYGDDRVAREHWTTLTRYLDWELERLRDGLAVTALGDYLPPGYGGNPPEDTRLTATAYLHRALTQTAELGELLGHDGTAERYRRAAAGLKEALNATFLNASGHYSTAKDPGYRQTSNALPLAFGLVPSGAHASVLDSLVADITARGDHLNTGALGTSVLLRVLCAHGRPEVAHAIATQRTYPSWGHWFDNGADTMWEMWPLDSRSRDHYFQGTVAQWLYENVAGLRPGDAGYRTFTVRPDGRTGVSWARTSIRTVRGTASVAWSQIGRDLRLTVGVPVGATAEVHVPADRREQVKAPAGAEYLRTEPGFVLYRAGHGSWDFVGRS, encoded by the coding sequence ATGGGCTGGACACGCCGAGGTCTCCTGCACACCTCCGTGGTCGGGGCCGGGGCGGGAGTGCTGGGGGCGGCGGCCGCCTCCCCGGCCGGTGCGTCCGGCGCGGCGGGGGGCCCGGCGGGCAAGGGCGGCGGTGGCGCGCTGCGGGTGGTGACCGCGACGGTCGAGTACACCGAGCGGCTCCTCGGCACCGATGTCGCCCGTCCCCTGCTCTCCTGGGAACTGGAGGCGACCGGCGCCCCTTCCGGTGGCCGTGGCCAGGGCCGCGGCGGGCGGCCGAGCGCACGGCAGAGCGCCTATCGGATCAGGGCCGCCGCCGATCCGCGCGACCTCGCCGCCGGGCGCGGGCTCCTGTGGGACAGCGGCCGGGTCGACTCCGACCGCAGCGTCGCCGTCCCGTACGGGGGACCCGCGCTCGCTCCCCGTACCCGCTGCCACTGGCAGGTCCGCGTCTGGGACGCCGACGGGCACGCCTCGCCGTGGAGCACGGCCGGCTGGTGGGAGAGCGCGCTCGGCGGTGAACGCTGGGAGGCCGAGTGGATAGGCGCCGACCCGGCCGCCGCGCCGCCCGGTTTCGCCGGCGCCTCCTGGATCTGGACCCCGGACGCCACCACCTCCAACGCCCCTGTCGGACCATGCCGGTTGCGCGGCGCCCTCGAACTTCCCCCCGGCGCCGACATCACGCGCGCCACCGTGCTGGCCACCGCCGATGACGACTTCACCCTCTGGCTGGACGGCCACGAGGTGCTGCACGCCCCCGAGCGGACCGACGGCTGGCGGACCGGCCGGATCGCCGATGTCACCGAGGCCGTACGGTCGGCGGGCACCCGCGTCGTCCTCGCCGCACTCGCCACCAACCGGGGCAACGTCTCGGTCAACCCGGCGGGACTGCTGGTCAGGCTGCTGGTCGAGACCGCCGCGGGGGCCAGTGTGCAGCTGGTCACCGGAGCGGACTGGCGGGCCACCGACGCCGACCCCGAGGGCTGGCGGCGCCCGGACTTCGACGACAGCGGCTGGCCCGGCGCTGCCGTCCTCGCCCCGTACGGCCAGGGCCCCTGGGGCAGCGGCGTCTCGATCGCCGCGCCCGAGGCCGCCGCACCCCTGCTGCGCCGCGCCTTCACCGTGTCCAAGCCGGTCAGCCGAGCCCGGCTCTACATCAGCGGACTCGCCTACTACGTAGCCGAGTTGAACGGCGAGCGCGTCGGCAGCCAGGTCCTCGACCCGGCCTTCACCGACTACGACGAGACGGTGATGTACGCCGTCCACGACGTCACCTCGCTGCTCCGGCGCGGCGCCAACGCGATCGGGGTGACCCTCGGCCGGGGCTTCTACGGCATGACCACCCCCAACGTCTGGAACTGGCACCAGCCGCCCTGGCACGGCGAACCCCGGCTGCTGTGCCGGCTGGAGGCCGAGCACCCCGACGGCTCCCGTACCACCGTCGTCAGTGACACCGACTGGCGCATCACCGAAGGGCCCACGCTCACCAACTCCCTCTACGCGGGCGAGACCTACGACGCCCGGCTGGCGCCCGCCGGGTGGACGAAGCCCGGCTTCGACGACAGCGCCTGGCGCCGCCCACGGCCGCAGAGCGCGCCCGGGGGTACCCTGCGCGCCCAGCCGCACGACCCCATCGAGATCGTCGAGACCCTCACCCCCACCGCGATCACCGAACTGGGCGACGGTGTGTACGTGGTCGACATGGGCCGTACGACAGCGGGCTGGACCCGCCTGAGCGTACGGGCCCCGGCCGGCACCGTCGTCTCGCTGGTCCACGGCGAGCGGCTGGCCGACGACGGCAGTGTGCAGGCCGAGACCGGACATGTGCCCGGCCGGTTCCAGCGCGACGAGTACATCTGCGCCGGCGGCGGGCGCACCGAGGTGTGGGAGCCCGCCTTCTCCTACAAGGGCTTCCGTTATGTGCAGGTCAGTGGCGTGCCCAGCCGTCCGCGCCCGTCCGACGTGCTCGGCCGGGTCGTCCACACGAAGGTGGCCGAGGTCAGCGGCTTCGAGTGTTCGGAGCCGTTCTACGAGCAGCTCGACCGGGCGATGCGCCGCACCCTCCTCAACAACCTGCACGGCATCCCCACCGACACCCCCATGTACGAGAAGAACGGCTGGACGGGCGACGCACAGCTCGGCGCGCCCGTCATGGAGTACGCCTTCGGAGTGCACCGCTTCCTCGCCAAGTGGCTCGGAGACCTGGCGGACAGTCAGAACGCCGACGGACAGCTGCCGGTGATCGTGCCGAGCGGCGGCTGGGGCTACGGTGACCTGGGCCCGTCCCCCGAGTGGACGACCGTATATCCCTTCCTGGTACGGGAGATGTACCGGATCTACGGCGACGACCGGGTGGCCCGCGAGCACTGGACGACCCTGACCCGTTATCTCGACTGGGAGTTGGAGCGGCTCCGCGACGGTCTCGCGGTCACCGCGCTCGGCGACTATCTGCCGCCCGGCTACGGCGGCAACCCGCCCGAGGACACCCGGCTGACGGCGACCGCGTATCTGCACCGCGCCCTGACCCAGACGGCCGAGCTGGGAGAACTGCTGGGCCACGACGGGACCGCCGAACGCTACCGGCGGGCCGCGGCCGGGCTCAAGGAGGCGCTCAACGCCACCTTCCTCAACGCCTCCGGCCACTACAGCACGGCGAAGGACCCCGGCTACCGGCAGACCTCCAACGCCCTCCCGCTGGCCTTCGGGCTGGTCCCCAGCGGCGCCCACGCCTCGGTGCTCGACAGCCTCGTCGCCGACATCACCGCGCGCGGCGACCATCTCAACACCGGGGCGCTGGGCACGAGCGTGCTGCTCCGGGTGCTGTGCGCGCACGGCCGTCCCGAGGTCGCGCACGCGATCGCCACCCAGCGCACGTACCCGAGCTGGGGCCACTGGTTCGACAACGGCGCCGACACCATGTGGGAGATGTGGCCGCTCGACTCACGCTCCCGCGACCACTACTTCCAGGGCACGGTCGCGCAGTGGCTGTACGAGAACGTCGCGGGGCTGCGCCCCGGGGACGCCGGCTACCGCACCTTCACCGTGCGCCCCGACGGCCGCACCGGGGTCAGCTGGGCCCGTACCTCGATCCGTACGGTGCGCGGGACGGCATCGGTGGCCTGGTCGCAGATCGGCCGCGACCTGCGGCTCACGGTGGGCGTCCCGGTCGGGGCGACGGCCGAGGTCCACGTCCCGGCGGACCGGCGCGAACAGGTGAAGGCGCCGGCCGGAGCGGAGTATCTGCGCACCGAACCCGGCTTCGTGCTCTACCGCGCGGGTCACGGCTCCTGGGACTTCGTGGGACGTTCCTGA
- a CDS encoding discoidin domain-containing protein, which produces MSVNLPPARPRPPGPLGVLRGRLLRRGLAASVSLALTVAGTAAAVALSTAPAAQAAAVPAPSPLDVQGRGATVPFKEQEAEYAATNGTLIGPDRLYGSLPSEASGRQAVTLDAVGEYVEFTLTAPANAMSFRYSLPDNAAGTGRDASLDLRIDGTSLKSVPVTSKYGWFYGGYPFNNNPGDTNPHHFYDETRTMFGSTLPTGTKVRLQVSSTAASPTFTLDLADFEQVAAPIGRPSGALDVVSDFGADPTGAADSTARIQAAVDAGRTQGKEVYLPQGTFQVRDHIVVDKVTLRGAGPWYSVLTGRDPVDRKKAVGVYGKYASAGGSSQVTLKDFAIMGDIRERVDEDQVNAIGGAMSDSVIDNVWMQHTKCGAWMDGPMDNLTIKNSRILDQTADGVNFHYGVTNSTVTNTFVRNTGDDGLAMWAENIPNVKNKFTFNTVILPILANNIVTYGGKDITLSDNVMSDTITNGGGLHIANRYPGVNSGQGTAVSGTITAARNTLIRAGNNDFNWRFGVGAMWFSGLNEPINATIDITDSEVLDSSYAAIHLIEGATNGLRFNNIKIDGAGTYALQIQAPGTASFTNVTATHIAQSNPIHNCVGSGFQITRGTGNSGWYADPPACTGTWPDPVWTNGGVPGGPTTPPTDPPTTPPTDPPTTPPANGNLAQGRPVTDSGHADVYGAANAVDGDANTYWESVNNAFPQSITVDLGAARAVKRLVLKLPPSAAWSTRTQTLSVSGSTNNTSYTTLKGSAGHTFDPAGGNKATIALDGTPARYLRLTFTANTGWPAGQLSELEAYAD; this is translated from the coding sequence ATGTCGGTGAACCTTCCCCCCGCACGACCAAGACCCCCTGGCCCCCTCGGAGTTCTCCGGGGCCGGCTGCTGCGCCGCGGCCTGGCCGCGTCCGTGTCCCTCGCACTCACGGTGGCCGGGACCGCCGCGGCCGTGGCGCTGTCCACCGCGCCGGCGGCGCAGGCCGCCGCGGTGCCCGCGCCCTCGCCGCTGGACGTACAGGGCCGGGGCGCGACCGTACCGTTCAAGGAACAGGAGGCGGAGTACGCCGCCACCAACGGCACCCTGATCGGCCCCGACCGGCTCTACGGATCGCTGCCCTCGGAGGCCTCGGGGCGGCAGGCCGTGACGCTCGACGCGGTCGGTGAGTACGTGGAGTTCACCCTCACCGCCCCGGCGAACGCGATGTCGTTCCGCTACTCGCTGCCGGACAACGCGGCGGGGACCGGCCGGGACGCGAGCCTGGACCTGCGCATCGACGGAACCTCGCTCAAGAGCGTGCCGGTGACCTCCAAGTACGGCTGGTTCTACGGGGGTTATCCCTTCAACAACAACCCCGGTGACACCAATCCGCACCACTTCTACGACGAGACCCGCACCATGTTCGGCTCCACCCTGCCGACCGGTACGAAGGTCAGGCTCCAGGTCTCCTCGACGGCCGCCTCACCCACGTTCACCCTCGACCTGGCCGACTTCGAGCAGGTCGCCGCGCCGATCGGCAGACCCTCGGGCGCGCTGGACGTGGTGAGCGACTTCGGCGCCGACCCGACGGGAGCCGCCGACTCGACGGCCAGGATCCAGGCGGCGGTCGACGCGGGGCGCACCCAGGGCAAGGAGGTCTACCTGCCGCAGGGCACCTTCCAGGTACGCGACCACATCGTGGTCGACAAGGTCACCCTGCGCGGCGCCGGCCCCTGGTACAGCGTGCTGACCGGACGCGACCCGGTGGACCGCAAGAAGGCCGTCGGTGTGTACGGCAAGTACGCCTCGGCGGGCGGCAGCAGCCAGGTGACGCTCAAGGACTTCGCCATCATGGGCGACATCCGTGAACGTGTGGACGAGGACCAGGTCAACGCCATCGGCGGCGCGATGTCCGACTCGGTGATCGACAACGTCTGGATGCAGCACACCAAGTGCGGCGCCTGGATGGACGGCCCGATGGACAACCTCACCATCAAGAACAGCCGCATCCTGGACCAGACGGCCGACGGTGTGAACTTCCACTACGGCGTCACGAACTCCACGGTCACCAACACCTTCGTGCGCAACACCGGCGACGACGGTCTGGCCATGTGGGCGGAGAACATCCCGAACGTGAAGAACAAGTTCACGTTCAACACCGTGATCCTGCCGATCCTGGCGAACAACATCGTCACGTACGGCGGCAAGGACATCACGCTCTCCGACAACGTCATGTCGGACACCATCACCAACGGCGGCGGCCTGCACATCGCCAACCGCTATCCGGGCGTCAACTCCGGCCAGGGCACGGCGGTCTCCGGCACGATCACCGCCGCGCGCAACACCCTCATCCGGGCCGGGAACAACGACTTCAACTGGCGCTTCGGGGTCGGCGCGATGTGGTTCAGCGGGCTCAACGAACCGATCAACGCCACCATCGACATCACCGACAGCGAGGTCCTGGACAGCTCCTACGCCGCGATCCATCTGATCGAGGGCGCGACGAACGGGCTGCGCTTCAACAACATCAAGATCGACGGCGCCGGGACGTACGCGCTCCAGATCCAGGCCCCCGGCACGGCATCGTTCACCAATGTCACCGCCACCCACATCGCCCAGTCCAACCCGATCCACAACTGTGTGGGCAGCGGCTTCCAGATCACCCGGGGCACCGGGAACTCCGGCTGGTACGCCGATCCGCCCGCCTGCACGGGGACCTGGCCCGACCCGGTGTGGACCAACGGCGGTGTGCCGGGCGGTCCCACGACTCCGCCCACCGACCCGCCCACCACACCCCCGACCGACCCGCCGACCACGCCGCCGGCGAACGGGAACCTCGCCCAGGGCCGCCCGGTCACCGACTCCGGCCACGCCGACGTGTACGGCGCGGCCAACGCGGTCGACGGCGACGCGAACACCTACTGGGAGAGCGTCAACAACGCCTTCCCGCAGTCCATCACCGTGGACCTCGGCGCGGCCCGTGCGGTCAAGCGCCTGGTGCTGAAGCTGCCGCCGTCGGCGGCGTGGTCCACCCGTACCCAGACCCTGAGCGTGTCGGGGAGCACGAACAACACGTCGTACACGACGCTCAAGGGCTCGGCGGGCCACACCTTCGATCCGGCCGGCGGGAACAAGGCGACCATCGCCCTCGACGGCACCCCGGCCCGCTATCTGCGGCTGACCTTCACGGCCAACACCGGCTGGCCCGCGGGGCAGCTCTCCGAACTCGAGGCGTACGCGGACTGA
- a CDS encoding ATP-binding protein has translation MHHLLRSDNKSDIPDGPTEWACRPELAAEAREATDGFLAGLCPEPSDRTRQNLLLVVSELVTNALRHAGEVTSLRLRADRRSLQIEVRDPSPVLPLDRTPDLTGRSGGFGWPMVQRLADRVSVRPASGGGKMILAVLVR, from the coding sequence ATGCACCACTTGCTCAGGAGCGACAACAAGTCCGACATCCCCGACGGCCCGACGGAGTGGGCCTGCCGGCCCGAGCTGGCGGCCGAGGCCCGGGAGGCGACGGACGGTTTCCTCGCCGGGCTGTGTCCCGAGCCCTCCGACCGCACGCGGCAGAACCTGCTCCTGGTGGTCTCGGAACTGGTGACCAACGCCCTGCGGCACGCCGGTGAGGTCACCTCTCTGCGGCTGCGCGCGGACCGCCGCAGCCTCCAGATCGAGGTCCGCGACCCGAGCCCGGTGCTGCCGCTGGACCGTACCCCCGACCTCACCGGCAGGTCCGGCGGTTTCGGCTGGCCGATGGTCCAGCGGCTGGCGGACCGGGTCAGTGTCCGCCCGGCCTCCGGCGGCGGCAAGATGATCCTGGCGGTCCTCGTGCGCTGA
- a CDS encoding STAS domain-containing protein yields MGLVKRQVGDAMVVAVSGDLDVENIAPLGTALAEAGEKVTGPVVVDLSRVDFADSTTVNLLLQAHGSLGPRLRLAQPSAFVQRLFAVIGLEQALSVYGTVEDALAAAEPSEALAPDGGE; encoded by the coding sequence ATAGGCCTGGTCAAGAGACAGGTCGGCGACGCGATGGTCGTCGCCGTCAGCGGTGATCTCGACGTCGAGAACATCGCGCCCCTCGGCACCGCGCTGGCCGAGGCGGGGGAGAAGGTCACCGGCCCGGTCGTCGTGGATCTGTCCCGCGTCGACTTCGCGGACTCCACCACGGTGAACCTGCTCCTCCAGGCCCACGGTTCCCTGGGACCGAGACTACGCCTCGCCCAGCCGTCGGCCTTCGTCCAGCGCCTGTTCGCGGTCATCGGACTCGAACAGGCGCTTTCCGTGTACGGCACGGTCGAGGACGCGCTCGCGGCCGCCGAGCCGTCGGAGGCGCTCGCTCCCGACGGCGGCGAGTGA
- a CDS encoding MarR family winged helix-turn-helix transcriptional regulator, translating into MSRFTGEPRRRDQVAEAASAASELLELLWGRGQEAAPSGPVPPSQLRALLVIENQEGANLRTLGDALGSRPSSVSRLCDRMEAMGLVSRSPSAISRREVELRLSRRGHTVLNEYRAFRTREVGLVLERMAPSDVLTLAEGLSAFRAAALAGLGREDAPAAGADSGADADSARSDVADSA; encoded by the coding sequence ATGTCCCGCTTCACCGGTGAACCGCGCCGACGCGATCAGGTAGCCGAGGCCGCCAGTGCGGCCTCGGAGCTGCTGGAGCTGCTGTGGGGGCGGGGCCAGGAGGCCGCGCCCTCGGGGCCTGTCCCGCCGTCCCAGCTACGGGCCCTTCTGGTCATCGAGAACCAGGAGGGCGCCAATCTGCGGACCCTCGGTGACGCGCTCGGCTCGCGGCCGTCCTCCGTGTCCCGGCTCTGCGACCGGATGGAGGCCATGGGCCTGGTGTCCCGCTCGCCCAGCGCGATCAGCCGCCGCGAGGTCGAGCTGCGGCTGAGCCGGCGCGGGCACACCGTACTGAACGAGTACCGCGCCTTCCGTACCCGCGAGGTCGGACTCGTACTGGAGCGGATGGCCCCCTCCGACGTCCTGACCCTGGCCGAGGGCCTCAGCGCCTTCCGTGCGGCGGCCCTCGCCGGCCTCGGCCGGGAGGACGCCCCGGCCGCCGGTGCCGATTCCGGCGCGGACGCGGACTCCGCGCGGAGCGATGTGGCGGACAGCGCATAG